Proteins found in one Subtercola endophyticus genomic segment:
- a CDS encoding DHA2 family efflux MFS transporter permease subunit, which produces MTSSLATAPPSPTAAATRRRIPIWLAILAASLPMFMATLDNLIMTSALPVIRTDLNASISELQWFVNAYTLSFATFMLMAVAVGDRLGRRNVFVFGIALFTAASIFSALSTESWMLIVGRAFQGVGAAALMPLSLTLLVGSVSTKMRPLAIGIWGGVSGLGVALGPLIGGAVIEGFNWQAIFWLNVPVGIVAIPLALLALPNTFGARLRADVLGLVLVGTGVLAVVYGIIRGNDAGWSSFEVVGSLTAGAVLLVAFVFWESRTSAPLLPLRLFRDRSFTVANIIGITFSFGIFGSVFILIQYLQIVQGHSPLEAGLMTTPWTAAPLIVAPLTGFITPRVGTRLLIIVGLALQAAGLFWLALVMTPDTAYLAMLGPFLLAGIGMGLVFAPVSSAVLVNMAPADQAKASGTNSTLREIGVALGIAVLTAVFTGHGGQLTPTGYVDAAIPAVMVGAAALAVAALIAFLLPAGRAVHVDVAPAYGVAADAAPADGVAADAAHADATLSVGADVTPDALVREPTP; this is translated from the coding sequence ATGACTTCATCACTCGCCACGGCTCCTCCGTCGCCGACCGCGGCCGCAACGCGCCGCCGCATCCCTATCTGGCTCGCGATTCTCGCCGCCTCACTGCCCATGTTCATGGCCACGCTCGACAACCTCATCATGACCAGTGCCCTGCCGGTCATCCGCACCGACCTGAACGCCTCGATCAGCGAGCTGCAGTGGTTCGTGAATGCGTACACGCTCTCTTTCGCCACATTCATGCTCATGGCGGTCGCTGTGGGTGACCGCCTGGGTCGCCGCAACGTGTTCGTGTTCGGCATTGCGCTGTTCACGGCCGCCTCCATCTTCTCGGCGCTCAGCACTGAGTCGTGGATGCTCATCGTCGGCCGCGCTTTTCAAGGCGTCGGGGCAGCGGCACTCATGCCGCTCTCGCTGACGCTGCTGGTCGGCTCGGTCAGCACCAAGATGCGGCCGCTCGCCATCGGAATCTGGGGCGGCGTCTCCGGCCTCGGCGTGGCGCTCGGCCCGCTCATCGGCGGCGCCGTCATCGAGGGCTTCAACTGGCAGGCCATCTTCTGGCTGAACGTACCCGTCGGCATCGTGGCGATTCCGCTCGCTCTGCTCGCCCTGCCGAACACCTTCGGGGCGCGCCTTCGGGCAGATGTCTTGGGCCTCGTACTTGTCGGCACCGGTGTTCTCGCGGTGGTCTACGGCATCATCCGTGGCAACGACGCGGGCTGGTCGAGCTTCGAGGTCGTCGGGTCGCTCACGGCAGGTGCGGTGCTGCTCGTGGCGTTCGTCTTCTGGGAATCGCGCACATCCGCCCCCCTGCTACCGCTTCGACTCTTTCGTGACCGCAGTTTCACGGTAGCGAACATCATCGGCATCACGTTCAGCTTCGGCATCTTCGGGTCGGTGTTCATTCTCATTCAGTACCTGCAGATCGTTCAGGGCCACAGCCCGCTCGAAGCCGGGTTGATGACAACCCCGTGGACGGCGGCCCCGCTGATCGTCGCACCCCTGACCGGATTCATCACGCCGCGGGTCGGCACGCGGCTGCTCATCATCGTGGGGCTGGCGTTGCAGGCCGCCGGGCTGTTCTGGCTGGCGCTGGTGATGACGCCCGACACGGCGTATCTTGCGATGCTCGGGCCCTTCTTGCTCGCCGGAATCGGCATGGGCCTCGTGTTCGCGCCCGTATCGTCGGCCGTGCTGGTGAACATGGCGCCTGCCGATCAGGCCAAGGCATCGGGTACCAACTCGACGCTGCGCGAGATCGGAGTAGCGCTCGGCATCGCGGTGCTCACCGCGGTGTTCACAGGCCACGGTGGCCAGCTCACGCCGACGGGTTATGTGGATGCGGCGATTCCCGCCGTGATGGTGGGCGCCGCCGCGCTGGCGGTGGCCGCGCTCATCGCGTTTCTGCTGCCCGCGGGTCGGGCCGTTCACGTTGATGTGGCGCCGGCCTATGGGGTGGCCGCGGATGCGGCGCCGGCCGATGGGGTGGCCGCGGATGCGGCCCACGCCGACGCCACCCTCTCCGTTGGCGCCGACGTCACGCCCGACGCGCTGGTACGCGAACCCACCCCCTGA
- a CDS encoding TetR/AcrR family transcriptional regulator encodes MASELPQTRMRSDERRELILQAATDVFGKSGYVGTTTADVAKAAGVSQPYVVRLFGTKEQLFLDVINRALALLLAGFQSALDDTESEVPLERRMGLAYINQLNQHGLLLSLMHAFVLGREPVIGAAARYGFMAVYRFLRDDAGFDVDQVQQFLASGMLINTMIGLDMADEFEGDPDVREMMECAFPEKLDMVRKLSAEQSA; translated from the coding sequence ATGGCTTCCGAACTTCCCCAAACGCGTATGCGCAGCGACGAGCGACGCGAGCTGATTCTGCAAGCGGCGACCGATGTGTTCGGCAAGAGCGGGTACGTCGGAACGACGACGGCCGACGTGGCGAAGGCCGCGGGCGTGAGTCAGCCCTACGTCGTGCGTCTGTTCGGAACCAAGGAGCAGCTCTTTCTTGACGTGATCAACCGCGCTCTCGCGTTGCTGCTCGCCGGGTTTCAGAGCGCGCTCGACGACACCGAATCAGAGGTGCCGCTCGAGCGGCGCATGGGGCTGGCGTACATCAACCAGCTGAACCAGCACGGACTGCTGCTCTCGCTCATGCATGCTTTCGTACTGGGGCGCGAGCCTGTCATCGGTGCCGCCGCGCGGTACGGCTTCATGGCGGTGTACCGCTTTCTGCGCGACGACGCGGGGTTCGACGTCGATCAAGTGCAGCAGTTTCTCGCGTCGGGCATGCTGATCAATACGATGATCGGGCTCGACATGGCCGACGAGTTCGAGGGCGACCCCGACGTGCGCGAGATGATGGAGTGCGCGTTTCCTGAAAAGCTCGACATGGTGCGTAAGCTCTCGGCCGAGCAGTCGGCCTGA
- a CDS encoding glucosamine-6-phosphate deaminase, with protein sequence MAQIVIVENAAAAGRLAADAIVRVIARKPDAVLGLATGSTPLSTYSALVEHARAEALDLSEVRGFALDEYLGLPPGHPESYRAVITREVVEPLGLTAANIRTPDGSPETINTAGDAYERAITESRGVDLQILGIGTDGHVGFNEPGSSFASLTRVKTLTEQTRRDNARYFESLDAVPMHCITQGLGTIRRARHLVLLAFGAAKSAAIAAAVEGPVTASQPGSVIQLHPHTTVLVDEDAAADLANADYYRHAWANRPAWQQL encoded by the coding sequence CCGCAGACGCCATCGTGCGAGTCATCGCGCGAAAACCCGATGCGGTACTCGGTCTCGCTACCGGGTCGACTCCCCTGTCGACCTACAGCGCTCTTGTCGAACATGCGCGTGCCGAAGCCCTCGACCTGAGCGAAGTACGCGGTTTTGCACTCGACGAGTACCTCGGCCTGCCGCCCGGTCACCCGGAAAGCTACCGGGCCGTCATCACCCGCGAGGTGGTGGAGCCGCTGGGGCTGACGGCCGCGAACATCCGCACTCCCGACGGGTCGCCCGAGACCATCAATACCGCCGGCGACGCCTACGAACGCGCCATCACCGAGTCCCGCGGCGTCGACCTGCAGATTCTCGGCATCGGCACCGACGGGCACGTCGGCTTCAACGAACCCGGGTCGTCGTTCGCGTCACTCACCCGAGTGAAGACCCTCACCGAGCAGACCCGCCGCGACAACGCGCGTTATTTCGAGAGCCTGGATGCCGTACCGATGCACTGCATCACGCAGGGTCTCGGCACCATCCGCCGCGCGCGTCACCTCGTGCTGCTGGCATTCGGGGCCGCGAAGTCCGCCGCGATCGCCGCCGCTGTGGAAGGGCCTGTCACTGCGAGCCAGCCAGGGTCGGTCATCCAGTTGCACCCGCACACCACTGTGCTCGTCGACGAAGACGCCGCCGCCGACCTCGCGAACGCCGACTACTACCGGCACGCCTGGGCGAACCGCCCGGCCTGGCAGCAGCTCTGA